A section of the Lodderomyces beijingensis strain CBS 14171 genome assembly, chromosome: 2 genome encodes:
- a CDS encoding 60S ribosomal protein uL4 — protein sequence MSSRPQVSVISVKGEEVSTQLPLPAVFSAPVRPDIVHSVFVRVNKNKRQAYAVAENAGHQTSAESWGTGRAVARIPRVGGGGTHRSGQAAFGNMCRGGRMFAPTKTWRRWNVKVNHNEKRYATASAIAASAVTSLVLARGHRVENVKEIPLVVSNEFESVTKTKEAVEVLKAIGAHKDVVKVIKSKKMRAGKGKLRGRRFTQRRGPLVVYGEDNGLVKALRNIPGVETSSVKHLGLLQLAPGAHLGRFIVWTQSAIEALDSIYGSESTKSIKSNYSLPANIISNTDVTRLINSAEVQAVVRPAKEASQKKTHVLKKNPLKNKQVLLRLNPYAKAYSAEKLGQAKVEKSKAKPSKGQFASVLKN from the coding sequence ATGTCATCAAGACCTCAAGTTTCAGTCATTTCCGTCAAGGGTGAAGAAGTCAGCACCCAGTTGCCATTGCCAGCAGTCTTTTCTGCACCAGTCAGACCAGACATTGTCCACTCTGTTTTCGTCAGagtcaacaagaacaagagacAAGCTTACGCTGTTGCCGAAAACGCCGGTCACCAAACCTCAGCTGAGTCATGGGGTACCGGTAGAGCTGTTGCCAGAATCCCaagagttggtggtggtggtaccCACCGTTCCGGTCAAGCTGCCTTTGGTAACATGTGTAGAGGTGGTCGTATGTTTGCTCCAACCAAGACCTGGAGAAGATGGAACGTTAAAGTCAACCACAACGAAAAGCGTTACGCTACTGCTTCCGCTATTGCTGCTTCAGCCGTCACCTCTTTGGTTTTAGCTAGAGGTCACAGAGTTGAAAACGTCAAGGAAATCCCATTGGTTGTTAGCAACGAATTTGAATCAgtcaccaagaccaaggagGCTGTTGAGGTCTTGAAAGCTATTGGTGCCCACAAGGATGTCGTCAAGGttatcaagtccaagaagATGAGAGCCGGTAAGGGTAAATTGAGAGGTAGAAGATTCACCCAAAGAAGAGGTCCATTGGTTGTTTACGGTGAAGACAATGGTTTGGTTAAGGCCTTGAGAAACATTCCAGGTGTCGAGACCTCCTCCGTCAAGCACTTGGGTTTGTTGCAATTGGCTCCAGGTGCTCACTTGGGTAGATTTATCGTCTGGACCCAATCTGCCATTGAGGCCTTGGACTCGATCTACGGTTCCGAATCCACCAAGtcaatcaagtccaactaCTCTTTGCCAGCCAACATCATCTCCAACACCGATGTCACCAGATTGATCAACTCTGCtgaagtccaagctgttGTTAGACCAGCAAAGGAAGCTTCTCAAAAGAAGACCCATGtcttgaagaagaacccattgaagaacaagcaagtcttgttgagattgaaccCTTACGCCAAGGCCTACTCTGCTGAGAAATTGGGTCAAGCCAAGGTTGAGAAATCAAAAGCTAAACCATCTAAAGGTCAATTTGCTtctgttttgaaaaactaa